The nucleotide sequence CAAAGGCGAACACTCCTCACTCCTCTTTTCTCACCCCTCACGCCTTCCCTCTCTCCCCCGCCCTGCTGTCTTAAGAACAAAAAACTTAAATCCTTACCTCAGATGGGGACACTTTTCTGATAGCTTACTAGTCATGGGCTGATTAACATCACCTGAATTAATAACCCTAATTGTCCAGATCTTATTGCCGCATCGGAGAAGCAAAAATTATGACTATTGTGTTCCAGCTAGTTCTGGCTTTTTTTGTCATCCTATCCTTTATCCTGGTGGTTGCTGTTCCAGTTGCCCTGGCATCCCCGCAAAATTGGGATCAATCTAAACGGCTGATTCTATCGACTTCTGGCGTTTGGGCAGGGCTTGTGATTGTGCTAGGTGTGCTAAATTTCCTGGTCGCTTAGGGCAACTAAAATCTGGTATTGCACCCCTGTAATCCATCCCCACACAATCCCGGCATTGCTGAATCTGGGGATCGAGAAGGTGCTGGATGCTTGAAACTTCATTTCAATTCATCCCGCTTTTCAGCAACGCCCACAACCCCTGATATGGCGTTTTTTGAATCCTGTGAGGTCCATGGATAGCCCTGGAACCCCTGAGTTCAGCAAGAGGAGATGCACCTCACCCAGAAAGGAAACGCTATAAGATGATCGTAAATCCTGTCAGTGAAAGAGTCATCCAGTAGAACCTGGCATAAGTCACCCTGTTATTTCTAGTGGTTCGTCAACCTTGAAATTGTGAGTCTGGGATGAGGGAGAAGTTATTATTTTGGGATTTTCAACCCACAAAGTAATTGTTGACAGACCCCTGGCTTCTGGTACTTCACCTCTGGAATCTTAGAACAGGTTTCTGGACTTATGCTGTGAAGCTGGTGATTTTTTGAGCGGATGGTGGGGAATTTTTATTCAGGCAATAATGGCAGTTTTTGAAGGAACGTTCACTCAAGCAGACCAATTTCGGTTTGCGATCGTCATTGGTCGGTTTAATGACCTGGTCACAGGCAAGCTTCTGGAAGGGTGTCAGGATTGCTTGAAGCGCCACGGGATTGATGTTAATCCTGAAGGTACCCAGGTTGACTATGCCTGGGTACCTGGTAGCTTTGAAGTGCCACTGGTTGCCCGGCAACTCGCCCTGACGAACCGATACGATGCCATCATCTGCTTGGGGGCAGTAATTCGGGGTCAAACTCCCCATTTTGACTATGTGGCGGCAGAAGTGTCGAAGGGTATTGCAGCGGCGGGTTTCCAGACCGGGGTGCCGGTCATTTTTGGCATTTTGACCACGGATACCATGCAGCAGGCATTGGAGCGGGCTGGTATCAAGAGTAATCTGGGTTGGAATTACGCTATGAGTGCGCTGGAAATGGCGAGTCTGATGCGTCAAGTTAAGAATTTGAGTGGGGCAGACAATTACGGAAACAATTTGAGTGGAACCACCACACCCACCCTGCCTGCATCCCTAAGAAGTGCTGCCACCTCTGAGCCATCTGCTGAATAGCCAGAATCAGCAACGCCAAGGGACGAAGCAGGGGGCAGAGAGAAGGCTGACCTCCATCAGGCGATCGCCCGGCTGCTTCGTCCTGACTGAAGGGATCTCAGATCCTGGTGAAGTTGATCTGGCTGATGTCATCAATTCTGACACCTGCCAGATATGCCAGATCCTCTCCAGTGGCAGTCACTCGGATTAAAGTACCGCCCAGGAATCGACGGATGCTCAAATCCGAAACACTCAATCCTCCTTTGAGGACAAGGGTGGTTCGGTTCAGCCGGAAGTTGAAGAGGGTATCGGTCCCATTCCCCTGTGCCAGAACAACGGTGTTATTACCGCTTCCCAGCCAGATGATGTCATTTCCGGTACCGGCATCAATGGAGTTGTTGCCAGACCCTGTGTAGATGGTATCGTTACCATTGCCGCCCAAAATCAGGTTGTTGCCATCACCGGCAAAGATGGTGTCATTTCCATCCCCACCATAGATCACATCATTTCCAGAACCGGTTCTGATGATGTCATTGCCAGCTCCACCGTAGATCAGGTTATTACCGTCACCAGCTTCTATAACATCATTGCCATTCCCTCCGTTCACAATGTCATTGCCGGAGCCACTCTGGAGCAGATCGTTGCCATCTCCACCATAGAGGTTGTTATTGCCTGCACCAGCCAGGATGATGTCATTGCCTGCCAGTCCGTAGAAAATTTCGCCAGCAGTTCCACCCCTGAGCACATCATTGCGGTCTGTTCCTGTGATGACAGGTTTGAAACCCTGCCCACTTTGGGTTGTAATTCCGTAGAAAGTTGTGGTTTTACTGACCTCGTTGTTGACAATCAGCAGAGGTTGACCTGTAGGACTATTTTCAGACGAAACAAAGGTTAGCCCTTCAGGGGCAATATCTCCAGGGGTAAGGGCATATTGCACAAAGGTGGGACTGGTGGGATTGGAGACATCAAATACCATGACGCCACCCGTGCGCTCCAGTCCAATAAAGGCATAGGTACGCCCGTCGATCACACCAACAGCAACCCCTTCCGGTTCCGGTCCTTTGTTATCACTGCGGGTGTCAAAGCTGGCAGGGGTACCATCGGAGTTAAACTGAGCTGGAACAAGCGCGGCAGTTAATTGCTCCAGCCGATCGCCACTGTCATAAACCAGATTTCCTTGAGAGGTCCAGATGGAAAAAGAGCGGGCACCAAAGGCATAGATTTGATCAAAATCGCTGTCGCCGTCCCGGTCACCCAGGGTAGTTGTAACAGTTAAACGACCGAGGGCAGCATTGTTTTTCAGGGCAGAGCCATTGGGGAAAGCGGCTGGATCCAATCGATAATTATTACTGCCCACCCGGATTTCTTCACTGAAACCTGTGTAGTCACGGGCATCTCCTTCATTCGCGGTAATCAAATAAGTTTGACCGTTGATGGTGAAGGAAGCGATCGCATCCGGCTGGTACATGCCAAATACGGGCCAGGGTTGGATATTAATGCGACCTGTGTTGTTGGGACCGTCGCGATCGCTGGCATCCAACCCATTGTTTTGCAGAGTAATCAACCCCAAGACTGATTTTTCTGGATCGGGGTCGGGCGTGAACGTGCCGGTGGTTGGATCGATGGTAATTCCGGCAACGGTGAAGTCGTTATCATTCAGTACCGCGATCGTATTGCGGTCAATCAGGGTCAGTCCCTCCACCTTTTCGACCGTGTTGTAACCAGCAGTTGCCAGATCCACATGCAAGGTCTTGAGAATGGGAGTCACCCCGGCGGCAGCCAGTTCTGCTCGCGTCATCTGATCCACACTCTTGCCATTGATCAGGTTGGGCAGAGTGGAAATATCCGTCGCCCCCTGCAAGCTAAAGCGGTAGACTTTCTTCTGAATCTGGGCCAGCGGATCACTATCAATCGCGTCATCGTCGCGCTCCACTACCAGAAATTCCCCATTGCCAATGGCAACAGCATCCCCAATTTTGTCGGCTCGTGTGTCAGTGGCACTGACGGCTGGGGGATTATCCATAATGTAAAGGAACTGGCGCGTTGCCCGGGTCACCGGGTCAAACTCGACAATCCGGATATTCTGTAAGCCATTCAGGACAGCGTTACTGAGTGTGTCCGGGTTACGGATTGGGCTTTGAACAAAGGCATAGACCTTCCCATCCTGGTAGGCCACGGCTTCAAACCCCCGGTTTTGCCGGCGCTGAGCCAGCACTGCGGGCAATACTTCAGTGCCAAAGGTTCCTGCCGGTTCACCCGCCGCTGCTGCTGTGCCAATCGGCACAAACCGTTCAATCAGCACACCCTGAGCATCAAACTGATAAATGGCTGGACGGTACTCATCCACCATCCAGAAGCTGCCATCGGGAGCCACAACAATCCCCTCCAGATCTGCCCCTAAGGGATCCCGCCGCAGAACATTGCCAGACAGGTCCACTGGTACTTCATCGTTGTAAGGCTGGTTGGTATTGGAACTGAGGGCTGTATTGGGTAGACCGGAGAGGAACACACCTGGAGCCGATTGCAGTTGAATTCGTTCAGTGATGGTGATCTGTCCAGTGGTCCGGTTCAGCTCAAACCGGACCAGTTCTGGCACAAAATCGGGTAACAGGAAGGGACGGTTAATGCCCGCAGGTTCGCCATTGGGGCCGCGATCGGTATGGGTGATGAACTTGAGGTTGCCGTTGTCTGCATAGCCTTCAAAGTGCAATCCGGAGAAGCCGCCGAGGGGAATCGATTGACCTGCCGGGGTGGTGCCTAATGTCGGGACATTGGTGAACTCATAGGTTTCCAGTCCCAGCACCGTTGGCTGATTATGGTTTTTGAAACCCAGGGCTTTCAGATCGGTGATGGTGGCAGTGGGAATATCGAGGATGGCGATCGCGTTATTTTCCTGAAGCGTAATCCAGGCCGTCCGGGAATCACTGGAAACCGTGATGTATTCCGGTTCTAAGTCCTGGGCAACGGTGGCATTGAGACCAAAAATTCGGATTCCCTGGGCAATCAACTCCTCTTTCCGATTATTAAAGGCTCTGAAATCAGCCGTTCTGACCGTTGCCTGAAACACCCCATTGGACAGGTCAATAATACTGACAGAACCCTCCGGATCAACCGAGTCGGGCCGGTTGTAACTGTTGGGTTCCCCCTCATTGGCAACCAGCACTTTAGTGCCATCCGGTGTAAAGGTCAGCATATCTGGCAGAGCACCGACCGTTACCGTATTCAACAGGTTGCCATCCACATCGTAGAAGGCAACACTGCCGGGAGCCTGCTTGTTGGCATTTTCCAGCGCCACTGCCACAACGCCATTGTTGATGGCAACGCTATTGGCCGTACCAATGGCAGAGGTATCCAGCGATCGAAACAACCGGGGATTGGCTGGATTACTGGTATCCAAAATATCCAGAAACTGAGTACCGGAGACAATAAACGTGCGTTGTGTCAGTGGGTCAAAAGCGGAAATCTCGGAACCTGTTGTTGGAGATGCATAGGTTCCAAGGGAAGTCAGGGTGATGGCCATCGGAGTCTCCTTGGGGAAGTGTCAATTTTTTCGCAGGGAAAAGTAGCGAACTGTCAGAAAGCCCGCGCTATAGCTGTGGAACCAATCCACGCAAAGTTGCAAGTGAAAATACCGATACTATTTATACTTGGGTATTGATCTCGACTGGTGAATCTTCACAAGATCTTGATATTTTTATTTAACTGTATATTAATCGCGGCTTAATTCCCTGTTAAAGTCCTCAGTTCCCCGGGTTGATGATCTGGGTCTCCGAGAGTTTCCAGCGATCGCCAACCTTCTCCATGACATAGCGGATCTGGCGTTTGCTGCCCTGCTCAGTTGGGCTTTGCCTGCCATTGAAATAGAGGGTCATGTCCTCAATTTCCTCTGCTTCGCAAACCATTTGATTACCGCTGACACGAACAATCTCAAAATCATCAATCTGAGATTTGTGGTACTTGTGGTAGCCATTGTTAAGCTTCAGCCATTCCACCAGCAGCCGCGATTGCTCCAGCCGAATCCCGGTAGTCAGTTCCTCCAATCGTTGAAGATTAAAAGGCGGCGCAAAAATCTCCGGCTTTGCCTGCATCCACTCTTCCATCAGATTTCTGGCGATTTTTTCCAGAGCCGCCCGTTGGGGGGCTGATATCGCCTCAGACTGCTTAATCTCTACCAGCAACGACTTTGCCGATCTGCCCGCCCATGCCGCCTGATTAATGCGTGTCCTCAAAAAGCTGACCTGTTCTTCCAAAATACCCTGGTACTGACTGGGCAGGTTTGCCAGCCGACTATTTTTTTCAACCAATGCCCGATTCTGGCGGGAAAGCCTGTCTGCCAGTTGCCATTGGGTAAAAGCCGTGGCTGCGGCTGCCATCGCCAGCAGGGCAAACACACCAATGCCGGTTGTAAACAGTCGTTGCCGCCTCATTTCGGCTTTCTGATGAGCCGTTTCAAACTTGCGACTGGCTGCAATGTATTGTTGCTGAAGTGAGGTAGGCTGTGGGTCTTTGCCAGAACTCTGTCCCAGCCAGTCTTCCGCCTCTTCCAGATCCGTGCCCCGCAATAAGAAACTCTCGTTGCAGGCTTTCCTCTCCCATTCGATCGCCCGAACCAGCAGGCGGGTATGGGCACGCACATGGTTCAGGTCGGTGTCCAGGGTCTTGACCAGCCGTTGAAATGCCTGGCTAAAGTCCTCCTCCTGCCGGAAGAATAACCAGTTGTGGCGGCTGAGGGCAGGGTGAACCTGCTGGGGAGAAAACCCTTCTCGCCAGACGAGGGGTAACAGGCGTTTGTTGTGTCTGACGGCATGTTCTATCTCCTGCTGGCAGACCTGGGATGCGATCGAGTCCGGACTGAGGACAAATAGAAAGGTATCTGCCCCTTCAATGCCAGTTTCAATTGCCTGCCACCAATCTTCGGAGGGTTGAATGTCATCCCAATCAATCCAGGGGTCACGCCCCAGACTGCGAAAGGCGGCATCCAGTTGTTGAACAAACTCCTTATCCTTACGAGAATAGGAGATGAAAACATCATTAGGAGAGGTCTCTGGAATTTGACTGGCAGGTGAGGTGTTGCTGGAAACAGTCCCTCTGTTCATCCTTGCTTCTCCAGCGAGCGATGTATTTTTCCCACGGTAAAAGATTCTCTGGCTCACGTCAAAGAAAGGGTTTCAAACCGTTAGATTGGAGATTGAGATCGATAGAGCAATAGATCATGAGTGAAGCGTCCATTCGGCCTGCGCTGATTACGGCAGTAATGCCCGACTCCATCGCAGCAGAGATTGGGTTTGAGGTGGGCGATCGCCTGGTTTCGATCAACGGTCAGCGCCCCCGCGACTTGATTGACTACCAGTTCCTCTGTGCCGATGAAGTGCTGGAACTGGAGGTGCTGGACAGCCAGGGCAGGCCTCACCAGATCGAAATTGAAAAGGACTATGACGAAGACCTGGGACTGGAGTTTGACACCGCTTTGTTTGATGGGTTAATCCAGTGCAACAACCGCTGCCCCTTCTGTTTCATTGACCAGCAACCCCTTGGCAAACGGGAAACCCTGTATCTGAAAGATGACGACTACCGCCTCAGCTTTCTCTACGGCAGTTATCTGACCCTGACCAACCTCAGTCCAAAGGAGTGGGAGCGGATTGAACAGATGCGCCTATCGCCTCTCTACGTCTCGGTTCACGCTACGGAACCAGACGTTCGCATCCGTCTGCTCAAAAATCCCCGTGCCGGGAAGATTCTGGAACAGTTGGGCTGGTTTCAGGAGCGGCGGTTACAGGTCCATGCCCAGGTGGTTCTCTGCCCTGGAATAAATGATGGTGAACACCTGACCCAAACTTTGCTCGATCTGGCACAGTTCCATCAGGAAAACGTGCCAGCGGTGGCATCGGTTGCCGTTGTGCCTGTGGGACTGACCCGCTTTCGTCCGCCTGAGGATGAACTGGTACCCGTAAGTCGGGAAAAGGCGCAGGAAGTGATTGCCCAGGTCCAGGCATTACAGGTTAAGTTTCGGCAGCAGTACGGCTCCACGGTGGTCTGGTTAGCCGACGAGTGGTTTCTGCTGGCAGGACAGGAGTTGCCCCCAGAGTCCCACTATGAGGATTACCCCCAGATTGGGAATGGGGTGGGGTCAATTCGGCTGTTTCTGAAGCAGTTTCAGAAGGCTGCCCGCAAGTTACCAAAGCGTTTGAAAACCCCGCACCAGTTTACCTGGGTGCTTGGGAATGCTGTAGAGCTTGCCTTTCAACCAATCTTGCAGCGGTTGAACCAGGTGCAGGGGTTAGAGGTCAGGATGGTGGCGATCGCCAGTGACTACTGGGGACAAACCATGACCGTAACAGGTTTATTGACCGGGCAGGACATTCTTCATGCCCTGAAGGGCAAGAACCTGGGGGATGGCATTCTGCTTCCTTCTCTGATGCTGAAACAGGGGGATACCCGTTTTTTGGATGACATGACCGTTGAGGAACTTTCCTGCCAGTTAGGCACACCCCTTATTCCCATCAGTGGGGTGGAGGAGTTAATCAAGCGGATCAACGCAGTGGCATCCTGCTGAAAAAGGATGAGGATTTTATAACCTGAACCACAGAGGCACAGAGAACCCAGAGAACATAGAGCAATGCCTCTATGTCCTCTGGGTTTTTGTGATATTTAATTGAACATTTCTGTCACTGTTTAATTGAACATTTCTGTCACTGGCTACAGACCATGGGCAATTGGCGATCGGGTAGCCAGAGTCCCAATGCTCGTTAACAGACCGTCACGCTTTTGTGGGTTCTTTAGTTCCAGATGACTGAGATTCTGTAGTAGCGCTTCTGGCTTTGGTGGTTTTGCCATTGGTGGGGTTTGATGTTTGCCCGCCATTGGTCCCACTGGTTGCTGGTGTTCCGCTCCCAGAACTGATGCCCTGTCCAGCGTTCGGTGCACTGTTAGTGGAACCCGACGCCGGAACCGCTGGTGCTGCCTTCTCAGCAGATCCATTCGCTGGCTCATTCTGGGCAGCCTCTTCCTCTTCCTCTGCTGTCCGAACATTGTCGAGATCAATGTCTACGACATTCATTCTCAAACCAGCCTTTGGCTTGTTGTCGCTGGTAGAAATGAAAGGACTGGGTTCCACACTGCCCGTGCAGATAATCAGGGAACCCTTAGTCAGGTAAGGTAATTTGCGCCATGCCGTAGAGGTTTCCCAGATGCTTAACTGAACGGTAAACGACTCATCCCGGCTGCGTGGCTTACGGACATACATAGTCGCTTTCGCCACCTTTGCCTTTTCTCCAGTTTTCAGATCAACGGTCTTGATCTCCGCATCTGCTGCCAGATTACCGCTGACAATCCATTTATTTAATCCAACGCTTGACATGAATGCACCCTCGTGTAGTTTGTTCCTACCAGGATTCCCTGAATGATCAGCAGGTTTAACAGAGGGTGCAATATTGCAAAGAATGGCTCAAACTGAAGTGCGACTGCCCGCCGGATCAACAGAGGTTGTGGCCGATTCAACGGTCTGGCGCTGTTCCTTAATCGCTTTCAACTGTTGAAGCAGGGACTCGGTTTCTGCCTGGAGATTGAGAAACTTCATTTGCTGATCCAGGCGATATTGAGTTTTCATGGCTTCCAGTAGTCGCGATTGGCGAGAATCCAGGGGAGATGCTTCTTCAGAAGAGGAAACCAGCACTGCTGTACCGGACATATTGTTAAGTGACCGTTCGGTTGTTAATGTCTGACTAGTCATTTTTACTCACTTACACCACTTTCAATATCTTAACCTAAGCTTCACAAAAAATTGTAATCCACTGTTACAAAAGAAAGGGAAGAACTGGCTCAGTTTTTGAACTGGTTGACATGATTCCTGCTCATTCTTGAGCTGCTCATCCTTAGAGCTGAAACCGTTGGTGGTCTGTTAAGACTGGTTTAGGGGCAAAGCCTCCTCAAAACACCCTGAAATTGGTCTTTATAGATTTGAGCTATCCCTCAAATCTATCCTGACGGACTGCTAGGGTATGAATCAGGGATCGGGGTACACTGAACGTAACCTCTTTCGCCAGATGCAAAGCTCAGGTAAGTTTGAACATCTGTTCCCAGGTCTGGAATTTCCAATCCCAGGGTACCTGTTCAACACAGCATTGTAGATGGCAAATGGCGAAATGGAATGGTTTGTTTTATGCGATCGCTGGAAATCCCTGTGGCTGTAACTTTATCTGCTTCCCATACCTTTCCCACCGACCCCCATCTGCCTTCAACCTCTACTTCCCAAGGCTGGTGTGGATTAATTGAAGCTTACCGGCAATATTTGCCCGTAAGTGAGCAAACTCCGGTCATTACGCTAAAGGAGGGGAATACTCCTCTGATCCCGGTTCCTGCGATCGCTGAGCAAATTGGCAAACAAGTGCAGGTATTTGTCAAATTCGATGGCCTGAACCCCACGGGCAGTTTCAAGGACCGGGGGATGACAATGGCAATTTCAAAGGCAAAGGAAGCCGGAGCACAAGCCGTCATTTGTGCCAGTACAGGGAATACTTCTGCATCTGCCGCTGCCTATGCTGGGCGGGCCGGGATGCGTGCCTTTGTGCTGATCCCGGATGGCTACGTTGCACTGGGTAAGCTGGCGCAGGCGTTGCTCTATGGGGCGGAAGTGCTGGCAATCAAGGGCAACTTCGACCAGGCCCTGGATATTGTGCGGGAAATGTCTGCCAGCTATCCCGTGACCTTAGTGAATTCCGTTAATCCTTATCGCCTTCAGGGGCAGAAGACGGCAGCTTTTGAAGTAGTCGATGTGCTGGGCGATGCACCTGATTGGCTCTGCATTCCTGTTGGCAATGCGGGCAACATTACTGCTTACTGGATGGGCTTTTGCGAGTATCACCAGGAACAACGATGCAGCAAGTTACCGCGCATGATGGGGTTTCAAGCCGCCGGAGCTGCCCCCCTGCTATTGGGTAAGGCCGTCGAGCATCCCGAAACCCTGGCAACTGCCATCCGAATTGGGAATCCGGCAAACTGGGAGCGGGCGATCGCCGTTCAGGAAGCCAGTCAGGGTAAATTCACCGCGGTCACTGACGAAGAAATTCTGGATGCCTACCGCCTCCTGGCATCCCGTGAAGGAATTTTCTGTGAACCCGCCAGTGCCGCCTCGGTCGCCGGGCTGTTGAAAGTTAGAGATCAGGTTCCCGATCAGGCAACCATCGTCTGTGTCCTGACTGGTAACGGACTGAAAGACCCGGACTGCGCCATCAAACACAGTCAGAGCCATTTCAAGCAGGGAATTGCACCCGATTTGAAGTCCGTTGCCCAGGCAATGGGGTTTTGAGGCAGGGGTGGTGCCTGAACTCAAAATCAGCACCACCAGGAAGGGGAAGGGTACCAAGGGCAACGGGTGCCATTCCCTGTCCCCTGCTGTACTCTCAACGCTCAGTTTCTCCCTTACTCTCACTCATGCCCATAATTTCATAGCCTGCATCGACATAGATGACCTGTCCCGTGATCCCACTGGACAGATCGCTACACAAAAACGCCGCCGTGTTGCCAACTTCAATTTGGGTCACTGTGCGACGCAGGGGAGCAACTTGCTCAACATGGTGGATCATGTCAAGGATCCCGCCGACGGCTGAGGATGCCAGGGTGCGGATGGGACCGGCAGAAATGGCATTGACTCGGATATTTTGGGGACCCAGTTCTGATGCCAGGTAACGTACATTCATCTCCAGGGCAGCCTTTGCAATGCCCATCACGTTGTAATTCGGGATAACCTTTACCCCCCCCAGGTAAGTCAGCGTAACCACACTGCCGCCTTCCGTCATCAGCGGTTGGGCTACCGAACATAGTTTGATCAATGAATAGGCGCTGATGTCCAGAGCGGCAGCAAATCCGGCACGGGAGGTATTGGCAAAGCTACCAACCAGATCTTCTTTGTTAGCAAATGCGAGGCAATGAATCAGGATGTCGAGCCTGCCCCATTTATCTCTGACAGCATCGAAGGTTGATTGAATCTGGGCATCATCCTGAACATTACAGGGAAGAAACAGGGATGGCTGTACTGGCTCTACCAGATCTGCGATCTTTTTGACGCGACGTTCTTCATCGGGCAGATAAGTAATTCCAATATTTGCCCCAGCTTTGTGGAGTTGTTGGGCAATGCCCCAGGCGATCGAACGATTGTTGGCAATACCAGTCACCAGGGCGTTTTTTCCAGTCAAATTCAACATAACGGTCTGTGGGTGAGGGGTGAGAAGAGAGAAGTGAGAAGTGTTCGCCTTTGGCGTTCCCGCAGGGTGGAGTGAGGAGAGAGAAGTGAGAAGTGAGGAGTCAGGGTTTTCATCCTTCATCCTTTCAAGCACTGCTCTAATGAGAATACTCAAAGATGGGGTACAACGGATAGCAATATTTAGAGCACAATGAAACTATAGCGATCCTATCTGGATTGTGAGGAAGGATTCCCTTTCTCACACTGCTATATCTGGTTCCTATCCGGGTCAAGCTGGCAGAAAGTGGTTCCTGGGTTCGTTGCTTCTGATCCTGGTTACCGTTCATTAAGCGAAGCCAGAACCATCAGACAGTTAAAGGCTGTCACACAAAAGTTATCCGTTATCAAATCAATTAACTGTGGTTAAGATGTTCTTAAACCACAGTCATCAGGTCATTCAAGTGGTAAGAATCAGCGTTATATTCAAGCCTGTTTGAAAATAAAGGAATAGAGCAGTCGTTGAATATGTAACAACAGGCACAAAAACCTGGGATGTAGTGAGTTTAAGTGTTCTAAGTTACAGATCTTTCATTAGGTTCACTTAACTTAGGGCTGTACCTATTCGTTAACCGGGTAATCTTTTGGGTAGCAGGTAGGGTATATGGTAGTGATGCAAGATAAACCGCTGGCATCGGTATTCCGCCAGATGGGAAGCGGGGCTTTCCCACCCGTTGTTGAAACGTTTGAACGGGGTAAGACGATTTTTTTTCCCGGAGACCCGGCAGAGCGCGTCTACTTTCTTCTTAAAGGGGCCGTCAAGCTATCCAGGGTTTATGAGGCTGGAGAAGAGATTACCGTAGCGTTACTGAGAGAGAATAGCGTTTTTGGTGTCCTTTCTTTAATTACCGGGCACAAGTCCGATCGCTTTTATCATGCTGTGGCGTTTACTCCAGTTGAACTGCTCTCTGTTCCGATTGAGCAAGTTGAAAAGGCGCTGAAGGACAATCCTGATTTATCGATGGTGTTTTTGCGCGGGTTATCATCACGGATTTTGCAGACTGAGATGATGATTGAAACCCTGGCTCACCGGGATATGGGTTCCCGGCTGGTCAGTTTTCTGTTGATTCTGTGCCGTGATTTTGGTGTTCCCAGCAGTGATGGGATCACCATTGATCTGAAGTTGTCCCACCAGGCGATCGCAGAGGCGATCGGCTCTACCCGTGTGACCGTCACCCGCCTGCTTGGGGATTTGCGCCAGGACAGGATGATCTCTATCCACAAGAAGAAAATTACCGTTCACAATCCGGTGACGTTGAGTCAGCAGTTTACGTGAGAAGTAAGAAGTGAGAAGTGAGAAGTGAGGGTTGGTTAGAGAGGAATCTAAAATCTAAAGTCTAAATCCAGGACGTTGCTGGTTGTCAGTTTTGTTCTCTACTCATCATGGCTTCTCAACGCTATCCTTTGCCACTTTAATCCACCCTCTGGAGTTTGCCGCCAGCGGAGCAGGTGGGCGGGTTGACCGATGTAGCGAGTGGTGAGTCCAATTGCCTGCCGGGGAGAGTGGGTAGCCAGGGCGATCGCCTGCTCCACATCACAAAGTCCCCAATCAATCAAATTCTGTACGCCAGCCAGTAAGGGCAGGGTGGTTCCAGACAGGGTACCGTCGGGGAGTCGTGCTGTACCGTTGCGAACCTCAATCTGACGGGTATCCCAGGGGTAAATGCCATCGGCAAGTCCCAGGGGAGCCAGGGCATCGCTGACCAGAAAAATCCCCTGTTCGTAGTGGCTGGCTCTGAGCAGAATATCCATCATGATGGGGGAAACATGCACTCCATCTGCAATCAACCCACAGTAAACGTTGGGGTTGGTGATTGCGGCTCCTA is from Leptothermofonsia sichuanensis E412 and encodes:
- a CDS encoding TIGR03279 family radical SAM protein, which produces MSEASIRPALITAVMPDSIAAEIGFEVGDRLVSINGQRPRDLIDYQFLCADEVLELEVLDSQGRPHQIEIEKDYDEDLGLEFDTALFDGLIQCNNRCPFCFIDQQPLGKRETLYLKDDDYRLSFLYGSYLTLTNLSPKEWERIEQMRLSPLYVSVHATEPDVRIRLLKNPRAGKILEQLGWFQERRLQVHAQVVLCPGINDGEHLTQTLLDLAQFHQENVPAVASVAVVPVGLTRFRPPEDELVPVSREKAQEVIAQVQALQVKFRQQYGSTVVWLADEWFLLAGQELPPESHYEDYPQIGNGVGSIRLFLKQFQKAARKLPKRLKTPHQFTWVLGNAVELAFQPILQRLNQVQGLEVRMVAIASDYWGQTMTVTGLLTGQDILHALKGKNLGDGILLPSLMLKQGDTRFLDDMTVEELSCQLGTPLIPISGVEELIKRINAVASC
- the ribH gene encoding 6,7-dimethyl-8-ribityllumazine synthase, translating into MSGWWGIFIQAIMAVFEGTFTQADQFRFAIVIGRFNDLVTGKLLEGCQDCLKRHGIDVNPEGTQVDYAWVPGSFEVPLVARQLALTNRYDAIICLGAVIRGQTPHFDYVAAEVSKGIAAAGFQTGVPVIFGILTTDTMQQALERAGIKSNLGWNYAMSALEMASLMRQVKNLSGADNYGNNLSGTTTPTLPASLRSAATSEPSAE
- a CDS encoding choice-of-anchor I family protein — encoded protein: MAITLTSLGTYASPTTGSEISAFDPLTQRTFIVSGTQFLDILDTSNPANPRLFRSLDTSAIGTANSVAINNGVVAVALENANKQAPGSVAFYDVDGNLLNTVTVGALPDMLTFTPDGTKVLVANEGEPNSYNRPDSVDPEGSVSIIDLSNGVFQATVRTADFRAFNNRKEELIAQGIRIFGLNATVAQDLEPEYITVSSDSRTAWITLQENNAIAILDIPTATITDLKALGFKNHNQPTVLGLETYEFTNVPTLGTTPAGQSIPLGGFSGLHFEGYADNGNLKFITHTDRGPNGEPAGINRPFLLPDFVPELVRFELNRTTGQITITERIQLQSAPGVFLSGLPNTALSSNTNQPYNDEVPVDLSGNVLRRDPLGADLEGIVVAPDGSFWMVDEYRPAIYQFDAQGVLIERFVPIGTAAAAGEPAGTFGTEVLPAVLAQRRQNRGFEAVAYQDGKVYAFVQSPIRNPDTLSNAVLNGLQNIRIVEFDPVTRATRQFLYIMDNPPAVSATDTRADKIGDAVAIGNGEFLVVERDDDAIDSDPLAQIQKKVYRFSLQGATDISTLPNLINGKSVDQMTRAELAAAGVTPILKTLHVDLATAGYNTVEKVEGLTLIDRNTIAVLNDNDFTVAGITIDPTTGTFTPDPDPEKSVLGLITLQNNGLDASDRDGPNNTGRINIQPWPVFGMYQPDAIASFTINGQTYLITANEGDARDYTGFSEEIRVGSNNYRLDPAAFPNGSALKNNAALGRLTVTTTLGDRDGDSDFDQIYAFGARSFSIWTSQGNLVYDSGDRLEQLTAALVPAQFNSDGTPASFDTRSDNKGPEPEGVAVGVIDGRTYAFIGLERTGGVMVFDVSNPTSPTFVQYALTPGDIAPEGLTFVSSENSPTGQPLLIVNNEVSKTTTFYGITTQSGQGFKPVITGTDRNDVLRGGTAGEIFYGLAGNDIILAGAGNNNLYGGDGNDLLQSGSGNDIVNGGNGNDVIEAGDGNNLIYGGAGNDIIRTGSGNDVIYGGDGNDTIFAGDGNNLILGGNGNDTIYTGSGNNSIDAGTGNDIIWLGSGNNTVVLAQGNGTDTLFNFRLNRTTLVLKGGLSVSDLSIRRFLGGTLIRVTATGEDLAYLAGVRIDDISQINFTRI
- a CDS encoding TIR domain-containing protein, with the translated sequence MNRGTVSSNTSPASQIPETSPNDVFISYSRKDKEFVQQLDAAFRSLGRDPWIDWDDIQPSEDWWQAIETGIEGADTFLFVLSPDSIASQVCQQEIEHAVRHNKRLLPLVWREGFSPQQVHPALSRHNWLFFRQEEDFSQAFQRLVKTLDTDLNHVRAHTRLLVRAIEWERKACNESFLLRGTDLEEAEDWLGQSSGKDPQPTSLQQQYIAASRKFETAHQKAEMRRQRLFTTGIGVFALLAMAAAATAFTQWQLADRLSRQNRALVEKNSRLANLPSQYQGILEEQVSFLRTRINQAAWAGRSAKSLLVEIKQSEAISAPQRAALEKIARNLMEEWMQAKPEIFAPPFNLQRLEELTTGIRLEQSRLLVEWLKLNNGYHKYHKSQIDDFEIVRVSGNQMVCEAEEIEDMTLYFNGRQSPTEQGSKRQIRYVMEKVGDRWKLSETQIINPGN
- the psbZ gene encoding photosystem II reaction center protein PsbZ encodes the protein MTIVFQLVLAFFVILSFILVVAVPVALASPQNWDQSKRLILSTSGVWAGLVIVLGVLNFLVA